The proteins below are encoded in one region of Paenibacillus sp. YYML68:
- a CDS encoding MupA/Atu3671 family FMN-dependent luciferase-like monooxygenase — protein sequence MNKLQQRLSALSPEQRKLLEQRMKSQGMKPETILAQGNMQQAIGSASRAADKTTPFTPKRRREDGTMDFSLFFFSGDGSTMELNKYGMLMECVKFADRHGFPAVWTPERHFEDFGGLYPNPSVLSAALAAVTETIEVRAGSVVLPLHHPIRFTEEWSVVDNLSNGRVSVSFATGWHPADFLLAPVQSPDYYESRKAEMFRSIETVQALWRGDAVPFTDMFGTVREIRTLPRPIQKQLTVWIATNGSEESYRHAAEIGANILTGIIGNSFGQLEEKISRYREMLAANGYDPGSRKVAVMLHTCLGDSNEEVRRMVEQPLKEYLKTFIRQQKNFSESYDAMTAADLDVIVSKAFEAYFEFSALFGTKEKCYKLLQTYRDIDVQEIACLMDFGVDQHTVMTTMRHLSELRQTIARTKELKI from the coding sequence ATGAATAAACTGCAGCAAAGGTTGTCCGCCTTGTCCCCCGAGCAGCGAAAGCTATTGGAGCAACGCATGAAGAGTCAGGGAATGAAGCCAGAAACGATTTTGGCCCAGGGCAATATGCAGCAGGCTATCGGTTCTGCGTCACGAGCGGCAGATAAAACAACTCCTTTTACCCCGAAGCGCCGACGAGAAGATGGAACGATGGATTTTAGCCTGTTCTTTTTCTCCGGAGACGGTTCGACGATGGAATTGAACAAATACGGCATGCTGATGGAATGCGTGAAGTTTGCAGATCGGCATGGATTCCCGGCTGTATGGACGCCGGAGCGGCATTTCGAGGATTTCGGGGGACTTTACCCGAATCCTTCCGTCCTGAGCGCCGCTCTGGCTGCCGTAACTGAGACGATCGAAGTGAGAGCGGGCAGCGTGGTGCTTCCGCTCCATCATCCGATAAGATTTACGGAGGAATGGTCGGTTGTGGACAATTTGTCCAATGGGCGCGTATCGGTCTCCTTTGCGACTGGCTGGCACCCGGCTGATTTTTTGCTTGCTCCTGTCCAATCGCCGGACTACTATGAGAGTCGCAAAGCTGAAATGTTCCGCTCAATAGAAACGGTACAAGCTTTATGGCGAGGAGATGCCGTTCCGTTCACGGACATGTTCGGAACTGTCCGGGAGATTCGAACGCTGCCCCGCCCGATTCAGAAACAATTGACGGTATGGATCGCCACGAACGGAAGCGAGGAGTCTTATCGGCATGCGGCTGAAATCGGAGCAAACATTTTGACGGGCATCATCGGAAACAGCTTCGGGCAGCTGGAGGAAAAAATTTCACGATACCGTGAGATGCTCGCCGCAAACGGATATGATCCCGGCTCGCGTAAAGTGGCGGTTATGCTGCATACTTGCCTTGGCGATAGCAACGAGGAAGTGCGGCGGATGGTGGAGCAGCCGTTAAAGGAATATTTGAAGACGTTTATCCGCCAGCAAAAGAACTTTTCGGAATCATATGATGCGATGACTGCTGCGGATCTGGACGTCATCGTCTCGAAAGCGTTCGAAGCTTATTTTGAATTCAGCGCTCTCTTCGGCACGAAGGAAAAGTGCTATAAGCTGCTGCAAACGTACAGAGATATCGATGTGCAGGAAATTGCCTGTTTAATGGATTTTGGCGTAGATCAACATACCGTGATGACTACGATGCGCCACTTATCCGAGCTGCGGCAAACAATTGCCCGAACGAAGGAGCTGAAGATATGA
- a CDS encoding 3'-5' exoribonuclease YhaM family protein, which translates to MSEIKSLSPQDEFTGYYLLKELEVKQTNGTPPKDYFDLVIGDATGQLPAKYWDVSAADKETFFPMTLVKLKGLVHLYREKPQVKVLKLRPVTSEDGLSLSDFVRTAPIRPVDLVHTIKQVMNSIEDAQIRALVAYCVGKVEEKLMHYPAAKTHHHAYCAGLAYHIVRMLELGEFVCKQRPFLNADLIKAGIILHDIAKPEEMEAQLGVVTEYSVQGKLLGHISMASNWITEAAIRCDVDLQSEKVLALHHLVLSHHNTLEWGSPVQPQLPEAVALHHIDSLDAKLQMVEDALDTTPETERWTPVIRGLDSKQIYRLKLE; encoded by the coding sequence ATGTCAGAGATCAAGAGCTTAAGTCCGCAGGACGAGTTCACCGGCTACTACTTATTGAAGGAGCTGGAGGTGAAGCAGACGAACGGAACACCGCCCAAGGACTACTTCGATCTGGTCATCGGTGATGCGACGGGTCAGCTACCAGCGAAATATTGGGACGTGTCGGCGGCGGATAAGGAAACATTCTTCCCCATGACGCTGGTGAAGCTCAAGGGACTTGTGCACCTGTATCGGGAGAAGCCGCAGGTGAAGGTGCTGAAGCTTCGTCCGGTGACGAGCGAGGATGGTCTGTCGTTATCCGACTTCGTTCGGACCGCGCCGATTCGGCCAGTTGACCTGGTACATACGATCAAGCAGGTGATGAATAGTATTGAGGACGCACAAATACGAGCACTCGTGGCGTACTGCGTCGGCAAGGTCGAGGAGAAGCTGATGCATTATCCTGCGGCGAAGACGCACCATCATGCTTACTGCGCTGGACTTGCTTATCATATTGTACGCATGCTTGAACTCGGAGAGTTCGTATGTAAGCAGCGTCCATTCCTCAATGCGGATCTGATCAAGGCTGGTATCATCCTTCACGATATCGCGAAGCCCGAGGAGATGGAGGCTCAGCTCGGCGTCGTTACCGAATATTCCGTGCAGGGCAAGCTACTCGGACATATCTCGATGGCATCGAACTGGATTACCGAGGCCGCTATTCGCTGCGACGTCGACCTGCAATCCGAGAAGGTGCTCGCGCTGCATCATCTTGTGCTGTCTCATCACAACACGCTCGAATGGGGGAGTCCTGTGCAGCCGCAGTTACCGGAGGCGGTGGCTCTGCATCATATCGATTCGCTGGATGCGAAGCTGCAGATGGTTGAGGATGCGCTGGATACGACGCCTGAGACTGAGCGCTGGACACCTGTCATTCGGGGACTCGACAGCAAGCAGATCTATCGATTGAAGCTGGAGTAG
- a CDS encoding type I polyketide synthase yields MATSQNDAQLRGIAVIGMAGRFPGASDLNHYWDNLKNGTESITFFKEPEPNRINAAGIVADYADFDADFFGMTPREAEITDPQQRIFLECAYEALESAGYRPTACPDRVGVYGGCSQSEYLHRVLSHRNLVESIGHFQIMIGNSTEFFATRVSHKLNLRGPSVTVQTACSSSLVAVHMACQALLTYECDMALAGGLSIKAEQTEGSDYQEGGIHSPDGHCRAFDASAQGTVIGNGGGVVLLKRLVDAVQDGDPVLAVIQGSAINNDGADKVGFTAPSITRQAEVIMEALAVADVHPETIGYVEAHGTGTPLGDPIEVAALTDAYRAYTKKQQYCALGSVKTNIGHLDSGAGIAGLIKAVLSIQHGLIPPSLHYTTPNPKIDFNESPFYVNAELSSWSVEGHPRRAAVSSFGIGGTNAHVIVEEAPTCATSTNVENPGNGIGGPQLLPLSAKSAESLKRNAVNLLNYLRSNPEVSLADAAYTLVRKEPFALRMAIVAETTDAAIRQLEEKLDRPLADTSAPQTPAVFFLFSGQGSQYVNMGSTLYEQADSGGKAHVYRETVDQCAVLLKPQLGIDLRQLLYPSNGSAPEETSSRLNRTAMAQPALFVVEYAMAKQMEAWGIRPQAMLGHSIGEYVAACLAGVMSLEDALILVAARGRLMQEMAPGAMLAVSLPEAELRLRIAAERADLSIAAINSPGSCVVSGSFESIESFEEALALDSISCKRLVTSHAYHSAMMEPMLGRYEDLVRRIRLQEPRIPYVSNITGCWITVEQAMDPLYWVKHVREAVRFSDGIDLLLHHEGPALFVEIGPGQVLTSLARQHFSSEMQFRAAAVNTFPTAVSSSCSYASALRAIGELWQQGVQLELSPFGGGSSRRVLPLPTYAFDRKTLKVDNAKNNSSSIISGSEAVSGSTGWYYSPMWKQSAIPVSPARSHANNDSLHTCLIFQDLHGIADSFRLLLIEEGHTVITVLQGDAYRQIEEDVFVINPQDHLSYEKLFMELSASGKLPRKLIHLWNLDIREHNRDGIDEQQFDYIQQMGLYSLMHIAKGIGITTVTEPIEIIVLTRNLFSIAQEQMMEPERATMLGALRVIPQEYGQLNTRIIDVDGSDLMLARGKRLIERLFREIREESSEFIVAYRGKNRFIQGIEKIELPVNDAPQPMFQEGGVYLIAGAASDLGMSMCETLTQTMNATFLLLGDVEDESPIQVERIRKLEQPGCSRVQYVSADWRNEVALNECIRQAEAAHGGIKGVLFITDAIEPGLIQLQDCEASSRVLLPQVLGMSRLAAVLLKQRELDWILLFSSGISLTGGVGQMNLCAANQFADMFAAYLAHQGLHAVSINWSMWQEGDWLEKQGNLPAPLKEQLQRMYAEYGLSVAEGIDAMKQVVAGDFSQVIVSKQNIFDLHQQWIAAVESLPEAAEIEGGGEFVAPRTVTEKKIAEIWEALFGLQNIGVQQSFFEIGGNSLVSIQLVARLRQTFHGDIPMDVIFEAPTIEKLALSIEAKQVSQKELEELERMLSEIEELHPDDLSQLIGSFT; encoded by the coding sequence ATGGCAACAAGTCAGAATGATGCACAATTGCGGGGAATTGCCGTAATCGGCATGGCGGGAAGGTTTCCCGGAGCGTCGGACCTCAATCATTATTGGGACAATCTGAAGAACGGAACGGAATCGATTACTTTCTTCAAGGAGCCGGAGCCGAACAGGATCAACGCTGCCGGGATCGTGGCGGATTATGCCGATTTTGATGCGGATTTTTTTGGCATGACTCCTCGCGAGGCCGAAATTACCGACCCGCAGCAGCGTATTTTTCTGGAATGCGCATACGAGGCTTTGGAATCGGCCGGTTACCGTCCGACAGCTTGTCCGGATCGGGTAGGGGTCTACGGCGGATGCAGCCAGTCAGAATACCTTCATCGTGTGCTGAGCCATCGCAATCTTGTTGAGAGCATCGGACATTTTCAGATTATGATCGGCAATTCGACCGAGTTTTTTGCCACTCGGGTTTCCCATAAGCTGAATTTGCGCGGACCGAGCGTTACGGTGCAAACGGCTTGCTCCAGCTCCCTGGTCGCTGTTCATATGGCTTGTCAGGCACTGCTTACTTATGAGTGCGATATGGCGCTAGCAGGAGGGCTGTCGATCAAAGCGGAGCAGACGGAAGGAAGCGATTACCAGGAAGGAGGCATTCACTCTCCGGACGGCCATTGCCGGGCGTTCGACGCATCTGCGCAAGGAACAGTGATCGGCAATGGAGGCGGTGTCGTGCTGCTGAAGCGGTTGGTGGATGCGGTGCAGGACGGCGATCCTGTTCTGGCCGTCATTCAGGGAAGCGCGATCAACAATGACGGAGCTGATAAAGTCGGCTTCACGGCCCCCAGTATTACAAGACAAGCCGAAGTAATTATGGAAGCGCTCGCCGTAGCCGATGTTCATCCGGAAACGATTGGCTATGTGGAGGCCCATGGCACGGGAACGCCGCTTGGCGATCCGATCGAAGTGGCGGCCTTGACCGACGCTTACCGCGCCTACACCAAGAAACAACAATATTGTGCGTTAGGTTCTGTAAAAACGAATATCGGACATCTCGACAGCGGCGCAGGGATTGCTGGACTAATTAAAGCGGTGCTTTCGATTCAGCACGGACTCATCCCGCCAAGCTTGCATTATACAACGCCGAATCCGAAGATCGATTTTAACGAAAGCCCGTTCTACGTCAATGCAGAACTTTCCTCATGGTCTGTAGAAGGACACCCGCGCCGCGCCGCTGTCAGCTCTTTCGGTATCGGGGGGACGAATGCCCATGTCATTGTAGAAGAGGCGCCGACCTGTGCGACTTCAACAAATGTGGAGAACCCCGGTAACGGAATCGGCGGTCCTCAGCTTCTCCCCTTGTCCGCCAAATCCGCAGAGTCTTTGAAGCGGAATGCGGTAAACCTCTTGAATTACCTCCGATCCAATCCGGAAGTATCTTTAGCCGACGCAGCTTATACGCTCGTTCGTAAAGAGCCATTCGCGCTTCGCATGGCAATTGTCGCAGAAACGACCGATGCGGCAATTCGGCAGCTTGAAGAGAAGCTGGATCGTCCGCTTGCAGATACGTCTGCTCCTCAAACGCCGGCGGTGTTCTTCTTGTTCTCCGGGCAAGGGTCGCAGTATGTGAATATGGGAAGTACCTTATATGAACAAGCGGACTCTGGCGGCAAGGCGCACGTTTATCGGGAAACGGTAGATCAGTGCGCCGTGCTGCTGAAGCCTCAGCTTGGCATCGATCTTCGACAACTGCTCTACCCTTCTAATGGCAGCGCTCCGGAAGAGACAAGCTCTCGGCTTAACCGTACAGCGATGGCCCAGCCCGCATTGTTCGTCGTTGAATATGCGATGGCGAAGCAGATGGAGGCATGGGGCATTCGTCCGCAAGCGATGCTCGGGCACAGCATCGGCGAATATGTGGCGGCTTGCCTGGCCGGAGTCATGTCGCTGGAGGACGCCCTGATTCTGGTCGCAGCAAGAGGAAGGCTCATGCAAGAGATGGCGCCCGGGGCGATGCTCGCAGTGAGCTTGCCCGAAGCCGAGCTGCGCCTGAGAATCGCTGCGGAGCGAGCTGACCTGTCCATTGCAGCGATTAACAGTCCCGGATCTTGTGTCGTCTCAGGCTCATTTGAGAGCATCGAGTCCTTCGAAGAGGCATTGGCGCTTGATTCCATATCGTGTAAAAGACTCGTAACCTCGCACGCCTATCACTCTGCAATGATGGAGCCGATGCTCGGCAGATATGAGGATCTGGTTCGCCGCATCCGTCTGCAGGAGCCTCGAATTCCGTATGTATCCAATATTACTGGATGTTGGATCACGGTCGAGCAAGCAATGGACCCACTATACTGGGTGAAGCATGTTCGGGAAGCAGTCCGTTTCAGCGACGGTATCGATCTTCTACTTCATCATGAAGGTCCGGCCTTATTCGTGGAGATCGGTCCCGGTCAGGTGCTGACTTCGCTGGCGCGCCAACATTTCAGCTCTGAGATGCAGTTCCGCGCGGCTGCGGTAAATACGTTTCCAACCGCAGTATCCAGCTCGTGTTCCTATGCGAGCGCGCTAAGGGCAATAGGGGAGCTATGGCAGCAAGGAGTCCAGCTTGAATTGTCGCCGTTTGGCGGCGGATCGTCTCGTCGGGTGCTGCCGCTTCCTACCTATGCCTTCGACCGCAAAACGTTGAAAGTGGATAATGCGAAGAATAATTCCTCTTCCATCATTTCCGGTTCGGAAGCCGTATCGGGCTCAACCGGGTGGTATTACTCTCCGATGTGGAAGCAGTCCGCGATTCCCGTTTCTCCCGCACGTTCACATGCGAATAACGACAGCCTTCATACATGCCTTATATTCCAAGACCTTCATGGCATTGCCGACTCATTCAGGCTTCTTCTGATAGAAGAAGGGCATACGGTGATCACCGTGCTGCAGGGAGATGCGTACAGGCAAATCGAAGAAGACGTGTTTGTCATAAATCCTCAGGATCATCTCTCATACGAGAAACTGTTTATGGAGCTTTCCGCCAGCGGGAAGCTGCCCCGAAAGCTGATTCATCTTTGGAATCTGGATATTCGGGAACACAATCGTGACGGTATCGATGAACAACAATTTGACTACATACAGCAGATGGGATTGTATAGCTTGATGCATATCGCGAAAGGAATCGGTATCACGACGGTCACGGAGCCCATTGAGATCATCGTCTTAACCCGGAACCTGTTCAGCATCGCCCAGGAGCAGATGATGGAGCCTGAACGGGCCACCATGCTTGGGGCCTTGCGTGTGATTCCGCAGGAATACGGACAGTTGAACACCCGGATCATTGATGTGGACGGGAGCGATCTCATGCTTGCGCGCGGCAAACGGCTCATCGAGCGGCTGTTTCGGGAAATCAGGGAGGAATCGTCTGAATTTATTGTGGCCTACCGGGGCAAGAACCGATTTATACAAGGGATTGAAAAAATTGAGCTACCTGTAAACGATGCTCCGCAGCCAATGTTTCAAGAGGGCGGCGTCTATTTGATCGCCGGGGCTGCGAGCGATCTTGGCATGAGCATGTGCGAAACGTTGACGCAAACGATGAATGCCACGTTCCTGCTTCTGGGGGATGTCGAAGATGAGTCTCCAATCCAAGTCGAACGAATTCGCAAATTGGAACAACCAGGCTGCTCCAGGGTGCAGTATGTAAGCGCGGACTGGCGCAATGAAGTCGCCCTTAATGAGTGTATTCGTCAGGCTGAAGCGGCTCACGGCGGGATTAAGGGCGTGCTGTTCATCACAGATGCGATTGAACCGGGACTTATTCAGCTGCAAGACTGTGAAGCGTCAAGCCGCGTTCTCCTCCCACAAGTGCTGGGAATGTCCCGTTTGGCAGCCGTGCTGCTGAAGCAGCGGGAGCTCGATTGGATATTGCTATTCTCAAGCGGAATTTCGCTTACGGGCGGCGTGGGCCAGATGAATCTATGTGCGGCGAATCAGTTTGCCGATATGTTTGCGGCCTACTTGGCACATCAGGGTTTGCATGCCGTTTCGATCAATTGGAGCATGTGGCAGGAGGGCGACTGGCTCGAAAAACAGGGCAATCTGCCTGCTCCATTGAAGGAACAGCTTCAACGGATGTACGCGGAATATGGCCTGTCCGTTGCAGAAGGAATTGATGCGATGAAGCAAGTCGTGGCGGGAGACTTCAGTCAGGTGATTGTGAGCAAGCAAAATATTTTTGACCTCCATCAACAATGGATTGCAGCTGTAGAGTCGTTGCCGGAAGCTGCCGAAATCGAAGGCGGCGGGGAATTCGTAGCGCCGCGTACCGTGACGGAGAAGAAGATAGCGGAGATTTGGGAAGCGTTGTTTGGTCTTCAGAACATTGGCGTGCAGCAAAGCTTCTTTGAAATAGGCGGCAATTCGCTGGTTTCGATTCAGCTCGTCGCGCGTCTTCGCCAAACCTTTCATGGCGATATTCCGATGGATGTCATCTTCGAAGCGCCGACGATCGAGAAGCTGGCGCTCTCTATTGAAGCCAAGCAGGTGAGTCAGAAGGAGCTGGAAGAGCTTGAACGGATGTTAAGTGAAATTGAGGAGCTGCATCCGGACGATCTGAGCCAACTTATTGGAAGCTTTACATAA
- a CDS encoding amino acid adenylation domain-containing protein, producing the protein MTRQWTAYPEGNVGLENQERDAAILYWNGYLSGYEQQTLVPFGKPQSKVDGYVARTLYFRFSESLCMGMERLARECQATISTLMQTVWGLLLQRYYGSGDVVFGSVVRARPAGLPDAERISRLFIDTIPVRIRCDGAAIFADFLQQNHKQIVASCSHMPLPQHDIQKLMEQNNNLTGNLVIFEYDPMEERNEQEGAAEATLIMKAEIAERTNDDLIVRVLSGEEIQVGICYNTLMYDSESIERIYGHYAHLLEQVVANPHMPIRDMNVVTEAEKAQIFETFNDKAIDSPHKQTIHGLLERQTERTPDVPALYFEGKMLTYRELNERANRLARTLRKLGVGRDTPVGLMAYRSLSLYAGLFAILKAGGAYVPIDPELPNERIAYILEDSGAKLLLTEERLKAQVRTTGAVLALDNEAAYDADGSNLEPTSSADDLAYLIYTSGTTGKPKGVMVEHHGLANLKVYFDRELKLTPADRILQFASLSFDAACWEIFAALFCGATLYVPTSATVLNYQLLEQYAADHGITMAALPPAYAIYVEPDHMPSLRILFTAGSASSMALVKKWKDKVKYYNGYGPTENSIATTIWPVSDDPQAERFMSIGRPVPNHRVYIVDAFGHLAPVGVPGELYAAGIGLARGYLNRPELTAEKLVMSRFSRERMYRTGDMARWLPDGKIEYLGRIDHQVKIRGYRIEPGEVEAIMLLADGVKEVTVIALPDEAGQDQLRAYFVAERELSASELRTFLSEALPSYMLPAHFVQLERMPLTANGKIDRKALPELHGRKPIERMSSPLTETEQRIAQIWKEVIGSSDIPLDVSFFDAGGDSMGIFRLHYLICSQIHEGVTMMDLFRFPTIRSLARYLNTDLLTGETSEKTPMNVSRREDEMNRQKSLRARGR; encoded by the coding sequence TTGACTCGGCAATGGACAGCGTACCCGGAAGGGAACGTAGGGCTGGAGAATCAGGAACGGGATGCGGCAATCTTGTATTGGAACGGATATTTGTCCGGATATGAGCAGCAAACGCTAGTGCCGTTCGGAAAGCCGCAAAGCAAAGTCGACGGCTATGTAGCCCGCACGCTTTATTTTCGCTTTAGCGAGTCGCTTTGCATGGGCATGGAGCGGCTTGCAAGGGAGTGCCAAGCCACGATCAGCACGTTGATGCAAACGGTGTGGGGGCTGCTGCTGCAGCGCTACTACGGCAGCGGCGACGTTGTATTCGGCAGCGTCGTGCGGGCGCGCCCTGCCGGTCTCCCGGATGCAGAGCGAATAAGCAGGTTATTTATCGACACGATACCCGTTCGGATTCGCTGCGACGGGGCAGCGATCTTTGCCGATTTTCTGCAGCAAAACCACAAGCAAATTGTCGCTTCATGTTCGCACATGCCGCTTCCGCAGCATGATATTCAGAAGTTAATGGAGCAGAACAATAATTTGACCGGCAACCTGGTAATCTTTGAATACGATCCGATGGAAGAGCGAAATGAACAAGAGGGTGCAGCCGAAGCTACCCTCATAATGAAAGCGGAGATAGCGGAGCGAACGAACGATGACCTAATCGTGCGCGTATTGTCGGGCGAGGAGATTCAAGTCGGCATCTGCTACAACACGCTCATGTACGATTCGGAGAGCATCGAGCGAATATATGGTCACTATGCACATCTGCTGGAGCAGGTGGTTGCGAATCCGCACATGCCGATCCGCGATATGAATGTCGTGACGGAAGCTGAGAAAGCGCAAATTTTCGAGACGTTCAACGATAAAGCGATCGACTCGCCCCACAAGCAGACGATTCACGGCTTGTTGGAGCGGCAGACGGAGCGGACGCCGGACGTGCCGGCGTTGTACTTTGAAGGGAAGATGCTGACGTACCGGGAGCTGAACGAGCGTGCGAATCGTCTGGCGCGGACGCTGCGCAAGCTTGGCGTCGGCCGGGATACGCCTGTCGGTCTAATGGCGTATCGTTCGCTCAGCTTGTACGCAGGTTTGTTTGCGATATTGAAGGCCGGAGGCGCGTATGTGCCGATCGATCCTGAGCTTCCGAATGAACGGATTGCGTACATCCTCGAAGATTCCGGCGCAAAGCTACTACTGACCGAGGAGCGGCTGAAGGCGCAGGTACGGACGACAGGCGCAGTTCTCGCGCTGGACAACGAAGCAGCCTACGATGCGGATGGCTCCAACCTGGAGCCGACGTCGAGCGCGGACGATCTGGCCTATTTGATTTATACGTCGGGGACGACCGGCAAGCCGAAAGGGGTCATGGTCGAGCATCACGGCCTCGCCAACCTGAAAGTATATTTCGACCGGGAATTGAAGTTGACCCCGGCGGATCGAATACTGCAGTTTGCGAGCCTTTCGTTTGACGCGGCGTGCTGGGAAATATTCGCGGCGCTCTTCTGCGGTGCGACGCTGTATGTCCCGACTTCGGCGACCGTGTTGAACTACCAGCTGCTCGAACAATATGCGGCGGACCACGGCATAACGATGGCAGCACTGCCGCCGGCGTACGCGATTTATGTGGAGCCGGATCATATGCCAAGCTTGCGGATTCTGTTTACGGCCGGTTCGGCATCGTCGATGGCATTGGTGAAAAAGTGGAAAGACAAGGTGAAGTATTACAACGGATATGGTCCTACAGAGAACTCGATCGCAACGACGATCTGGCCGGTTTCCGATGACCCGCAGGCGGAGCGCTTCATGTCGATCGGCCGTCCGGTGCCGAACCATCGTGTCTATATCGTCGATGCTTTCGGCCATTTGGCGCCGGTGGGTGTACCCGGGGAGCTATATGCAGCAGGTATCGGCTTGGCGCGCGGCTATCTGAATCGTCCGGAATTGACGGCGGAGAAGTTGGTGATGAGCCGCTTCAGCAGGGAGCGGATGTACCGGACGGGCGACATGGCGAGATGGCTGCCGGACGGCAAGATCGAGTATTTGGGCCGGATCGACCATCAGGTGAAAATACGCGGATACCGGATCGAGCCGGGTGAAGTGGAAGCGATAATGCTTCTGGCGGACGGTGTGAAGGAAGTGACCGTTATTGCCCTGCCGGACGAAGCGGGGCAAGATCAGCTGCGCGCATACTTTGTGGCGGAGCGGGAGCTGAGTGCAAGCGAGCTGCGTACCTTTTTATCCGAGGCGTTGCCGTCCTACATGCTTCCGGCTCATTTCGTCCAGCTGGAGCGGATGCCGCTCACCGCAAATGGCAAGATCGACCGCAAGGCGCTGCCTGAGCTTCACGGACGGAAGCCGATAGAAAGAATGTCGTCGCCTCTGACCGAAACGGAGCAAAGGATCGCCCAGATATGGAAAGAAGTGATTGGCAGCTCCGACATTCCGCTGGATGTCAGCTTTTTTGATGCAGGCGGGGATTCGATGGGTATATTTCGACTTCATTACTTAATCTGTAGTCAAATCCATGAGGGTGTAACCATGATGGATTTGTTTCGCTTTCCGACGATAAGGTCGCTGGCCCGTTACTTAAATACAGATCTACTGACAGGGGAAACAAGCGAAAAAACGCCCATGAACGTCAGCCGGCGAGAGGATGAAATGAACCGGCAAAAAAGTCTTAGAGCGAGAGGAAGGTAA